DNA sequence from the Mangifera indica cultivar Alphonso chromosome 18, CATAS_Mindica_2.1, whole genome shotgun sequence genome:
TCTCCGGATAATTCTCATTTGGCCATAAATATGTAAGGTCTGTAACACTAGTAACCTTTAGAATTCTCAACTTTTGAGTTTGGCTAGCTTGATTGATCATGAGTTTGCCGAAGAAAccattagaaaagaaaaagaaagtcgagaaaaaacaaatgaattgtcaaaaaagataaaaaattattttaaaaaaaaaatgaacttgTTAGTGATTTTATGACAACTCAATGGAGTCGAGTTTTCAAACTAGGGTTACTTCTACTCGAGTTCGACCTATTTCTGAGCCCAATCCACCCTCTACCactgttttgaaaaatagcatcaATGTGTGCTCTCACCTGAGAATCTGAGAAACTATATTGGTTTACTTTATAATGATGTTATGTCAAAAAGGGCAATCTGGACCGTTAGATCAAGGATCAatctaactttttaaatatgattcaaGGGTCCAGGCGAGGTAACAATACCCCATACTGTAGAAAATTGGACTGAGATTCCCTTAcagtataaataaatagtaagaGTTTTGTGAAATACTATTCCGTGAAGTGCTAGGCACTAGGCATATATGCACTTTTGATTTTTGTATACAGTAACCCAAATGAAACATGTGGTCGAACTGGTCACCACTAGTTCAAACTTTTCTTCGATCAAACTCAAAGATACAATACAACACCCAAAAAGAAAGTCTATGATTAACAAATAGACGTGATATTAGCTCACAATTTAAGACTAGACATGAATAGTTCACGACCTCATCTAAGACTTAATAAGGAATCAAGAGTCTAATCACTGACTTCTGCATTCTTTCTAAcactaaataacaattttctgtTATCTTGTAACTATTTTCCACAACTTCAACAGTGATAATAAAGTATAATTACTCTCCTATCATATCggtattttataatgataatgaCACCTGTTAAGTTATATAACTTCGCATTTTACTTAATCAGTTATACATATGGCTCTATCATtcactaatataaatttaaggtAGTGAAAATAAGGGAGAGACACTTCTAGCATTATACTAGTATCTTAATATTGTAACAGTGCAATTCTCTACAAACATTCAGCTAATATCACTACCATAAAAATAGGCTCTTGGTTTTCTAGTTGAaccatataaaaaattgtattatctCTTGATCCGTAACAATTCAAACTACTTCTAGTTGATGCTAATCTTATCACCGACAATGATTGTATGTATTTTCAAAGAACCTCATTTTACCCAAAAGGAAAACTGAGAGGGTTTCTAGGGTAAACTTCTAATGGAGCAAGATGTTCTCTGAGAATTTATAATGCTACTCACTGTTGCTAGGAACAACTACAGATTTCTCTGGGTCAAAATATATACAGAAGAAGAAAGCAAATCCACACACTATGTCTTGACTACAGTGAACTTGAAACATTGAGACCATTGACATTCAAACAGAATATGTTTACAACATATATTTGATCATTACAGCATAAGATACTAATTTTCACACCATAGAAATTTTGGTACTCTACACTTTTTCctggagagaaaaaaaaccaaattaaaagaaatcaaattccAAATACTTACTTGGATCAGAGATTGCAGTGGCAATGGGAGCTTTGGCAGTTTCATCGGTTGTTGGCAACGCCGGAGCTTGAATCTTCACAATTTCAACTTGCCTTGGGATCTCCGGGGGGCTTGCACAACGAATCAAAGCCCAATTTACCCCTTGAAAGAAGGGATGTTGTTTGATCTCGGTTGCTCCTCGCTTATATGCCAACCTATGCTGTGGCTCTTTCACCAGCAAGCCTCTTATCAAATCCTTAACCGAAAAATTTACAACTGGTGCATCAGGGAATCGCAATGGTTGACCGATAACATTGAAAAGGGTAGCCTTGTTATCAGAGCCCTTGAAGGGAGTTTTACCAAATAATAGCTCATACAGAAAGATCCCAAAAGTCCACCAATCAACGGCACTGCCATGGCCTTCACCTTTGATGATTTCTGGAGCCAGGTACTCATGAGTTCCCACAAACGACATGGAGCGAGCATTGGTTGGCTCAGCAACAAGTTCTGGCAGTGGAGTAACTTGGTTCCCAGTTTCATTCTTTGGCTTCTGAACTTTCTTGGGTTTTGAAAAGAATAGAGGAGAAAAACAAGTTGTAGGGGCAATACATGATGGTTGGATACATGAGGGCTCAATGCAGGCAGGTTGAACACAATAAACCGTACTCTTTTTCAGGGATTCAGACCCGATCGTTGATGACTTGACTAATGTTGGGCTGACAGCACAACGAAGGGAAAGATCAAAGTCAGAGAGCATTATATGCCCATCTTCCCTTACAAGAACATTTTCGGGCTTAAGGTCCCGGTAAACAATTCCAAGCATATGGAGGTATTCCAAAGCAAGGAGAACCTCTGCTACATAAAATCTGCACGTAGAATAACATGATAAGGAAAGATAGCACACTTTTGTTCATCTAAGTGGTGCAAATTAGGGATGCGGACAAGAAATTTAGATAGTAATATGCACCTACTACTATTAGGTTATCTTTTCTATTCTCATTTTCTTGCAAAACTAATATAAACCGTAGGAAAACTACATCCCAAAACCTAGTTGTTGAGATTAAaagctcaaaatcatataaatcccACAGCAGAAGTTCATACTTTTTGATGTGGGATTCAAGTCTTATACCttacacttgggatcctaacatacctcCATGCTTCGCAACCTCGACACCCACCCGAGATAGTCGTGTGCTAGCTCTCTGCTAGCCCTGAGCAAACACTGCAATGTCAACATTATCACCCGTGCCACACAATTGTAACTGGGAGATGTGATAGTAACTCTAATACTAAATGATATGAACCGTAGGAAAATCACatccaaaaaattaattgttgagATTAACAAGCCAAAAACTATATAAAACCCACACCAAAAGTTCATATTTTCTGATGTGGGATCTAAGTCTTATACCTTAACCTTGGAATCCTAACAAAAACATTCTCCAAAGTCAGGAGAGTTACCAAAGTATGCCATAGCTTATAATTAGACTCATGTTAAACAAATATAAGGGATACACAAGGCCATAAACAATTTCCCAACTCAATTTCTCCAATGACCATATACTGACGAGACGAAGAGCGCCCCTAAATGGATAGAAGCATGCAAAACATGCACATATATCAATGACCACAATTTACAATTATAGACATTATAAGTAGGGAGGGATTTCATACTTTACTGCTTGCTCAGAAAAACGTTTCCCAGGTTGCCTCTGTCGAAGTGTGTGCAGGTCGCCTCCAGGGCAGAACTCCATCACCAAACATGAGAACTTTTCAGTCTCAAAATGGGTGTATAAAGTTGGAAGGAAGGGGTGGTCCAGAGATTGTAATATTTCTCTCTCTGTTTGAGCTCGGGGTAATTTCTTACGTTTTGTTAGAGATGTTTTGTCCATCACTTTCATTGCAAAATGGCACTTTGTTCCACTTAACTCAGAAAGATAGACGCTTCCGATATCTCCACAGCCCAACTTCTTAAGAAGTTTAAAATGGCCCACACCCAAGATGCCTTCTTTTGCTCGGACAGCTTGTATTGCTTCCCATCTTACATCATTTGCTTTGTGAGGTTTATTGACACTGCTACTTAAGCTACTACAAGTACTTTCATCGCTCACATCACTGCTTGTACTACCTTTACACATACTGCTCTTCCCACTCTCAACACAATCAGCTCGAACACTAGTCTTGGCGCTTCCACTTTTCTTAGCAAGACTGCCTGTCCCATCACTGACTTTTGCAGAAGCAGTGACAACTCCATGCTCTGATGTTTTCTTCTCTTGTTCATCATCAGCTTCTAACGAGCCCTTGGTCTCACTCACTTCAGGGCCAACATAAGTTGTCACTTGTTTTGAATCACCCAAGGATAATCCAGAATCCAGCTTATCACCTAAAGAATTAACAGAATCTGTTTTATAAGAATTCAGGGGTTTTTCATCCTTGATTGCAACAGAAGCCTGTCCTGATGCAACCTGCTGGCCACACTTGGGTAACTTTCTTGGATTAACCAGCTCAGAGTTGTTTTCCAAAGGTGAAGGTTTGAGAAAATCACATTCTGATTTTTGATGACCAATGGGTTTCCTCTGCTTCTCAGCGGAAACTCGCATACCAGGTTCTGAGGCCATCAAAAGAGAACAGACTTTTTAAACAGACTGGGTTGTACCACGAACCCATTACTCATCCCCAAGCTTCAACACATGGCTCCCTCCATTAGCAATGCTAATATTTATCATTGCCAACTCCATTAACAGTCGAACGATTTCtacaatcaatcaaaacaaaagcaTATACAAAAAAAGTCATTGCTAGCAATGAAATTCTGCTCCaactaaaagatataaaaaaaaaagtgacataatgaaaaacccaaaccaGACAACAATCTTCTATTCATAATGATCCATAAGTTAAATCTTAAAACTAGATAGATAGAACTCTTGGGAGACCAAATATAACAAAACTGCCACATAACGCCACAATAAAAATCTTAATACAAATCAAGAAAAGCAGTGAAATTTTCTCTCCAGTAAGACCAAACTTAAGTCCATAATTCAGTTAAGAATTCAAGGATTAAATGTAAAACCCAATTCATGAAACCAAACAAACGAGCTAAAAGATATGGTCACACTTGCATACAACAAAGATTGATTATTACAATTACATCAAGAAAGTTAGAGAATCAAAGCCACTTAGATCAAAATTCCAACCCCATAAAAAACTGAAACTTTGAACCAAATGCAAGAATAAATTCTGAAAAAAGACCATTCAAAATGTGCTTTACCCTCACCCGAAGAACACACAACACAAAGCAAAATGCAAAAGACAAGAACAAAGTGAAGTAAAAAGATTCACAATAGATCTCAAATCAAAGCACCAGCACTTGAGAGCATGCAAAGGAAAGTCCAGAAAGACCCAGATGCTAAAAAACAAACTAGAATGCAATGGCAAAGAGAAGCTAAAAAAATCCAACAAGAAAATCACAAGAGCAGGAAATAAAAGTCAtatgaagagaaaagaaaagccaaaaaagaaGAGTACCTTACAGTGTTAAAGATCACAACTTTGAGAGCTTGCTTTCGCAgtgaagaaaaagagagagtgCCCACTTAATCATTCAGTTATTCACCAccgtagagagagagagagagtaatcTGTGAGAGCTCCTCGTCCTGAAATGTGTGAGAGAGAAGAACAAGAAATCAGGCCTTTCGACTCGGGGAATAAAAAAACgaataattataagtttatattttgttattttgatagagatttattcataaaattctATGAACCCTAtgatacaagatccaatggtaaTGTGTGCTGCGGTAATGTTATCGACACCGGCAAGATAACTCAGTAAGGTTATGAGTGTGTTATGAgtgaattcaaatcaattttaaatatgagttaattcaaacttaacttaaatttagaattattttgagtttaaacCTAACTCATGTGATGAAAAGTGAGattggaaagaagaaaaataatatgagaagtaaattgtttgagaagaaaaataggAAGAGTTTTCTAAGTTTTAGTGTAGCAATGTTAACAAACCCTTGAACTCGAACTGAGCTAGCAAATTGAAGTCttagctcaagtttgactcattcaatttgaatatgGATTTGAGCTCAATCTAATTCAATTTGTTGGAGTTGGATTTAGATTCAAGTTAAAATGAGTTTTGTTCGAATCCACCTTTaaaatgagagagaaagaaaaaacgGAGATTAGGAAGAAGGAAAAGCAAGCTTGACACAAATCTAGAATGGCCAAATCGAGTGTGACTCGATGGTAAAAGtgatattataataaagaaaaagagttgtcaaataagaaaataatcagagaaaaagaaaaaaaactgttACAAAAGAAccataaaagaagaaagaaaatcgtcaaaaaaaaatatttatataatgatactgACAAACTCtcgaattcaaatcaaactataaatttagagttttaatttgagtttgacttactCAAACCCAATATTAATTCGAACCTATACATACTTCTCAAATCCACCCTAGAATGAGGGTGAAAAAAGAGTGGGGACTagcaagaaagaaaagggagtcAAAGGCAATGGTGGTATGAGGTTTCATTAACAAccataataatttcaaaagcgAAAAAGGTTATTGAAATTGTGACTTAAAACTAACTTTTGTcctaaaaccaaaaaacaaaggTCTTAATAAAAGTGAATGGGCCTAAAAAAGCTCCGAGCTGTCTCTTCACATGGTTTTTGggcttctttttttaaattcttgagATTCCCATTTCGGGCTTCAAAGTCTTTGGAATCACCGTTTCTGTCCCTTCTTTTGCCACCCTTTTTTAGTGGTCCTTTAAAAGAGACActttttcctcaaatttttctaagttcttaatagataaaggtgtagatgatgatgatgtctCATCATGTTTATGGTTGAGATTAATATTTTCAGAGTTGGATCAGATTTGACTTGTTTATGAGATTGGTTTGAACTTTGATCAATATGATCTACGATTGGATCAATAACATCATCCAcgtaaatcaaattttatatatattttaattaaattaatctaacaaaaaattgaatttagtgTAATAGCAAGCCATTGATATATCAAGAATTACTTCTCGAgaatattagtttatatattaactaatgaacattaaaataaataattatattatttgattatataatgaaaagtTGACTATCAGTATCCATccatcaatataattaatatttctttttttcaaatctctCTCTTCTCACTATCCCAAATCTAagaaaataatactatattcacttataataaacatcaatttgaatatcaatgatgatatatcattttgtgattaaatattattttatctttgattaaCAGTTAATACAATCTCACcctaaatcataatttaatttttgagagTAAAAAGTCATgttcttaaaacaaaaatccCTAAATTGATGTCAACCTCACCCCTTTGGTTGTAGAAACTAATAATAGCTACTCTAATGAGTAAACAAAATAAGGGACAACGGTGTCAGTTTCTGAAATCAAGAGGCAAAGTGGTTTTTATGCCACAAATAGGGGGTGAGGATGTTATTAACCAATCAACctcaaaatatatttcaaatatttcttaACCAAGAAAACTTTTGAGGTGACAGAGAAGACCATGATCCTTTGTCTCCAAGGACAGGCATGCCACATGCATCATATGAGTGAACGTGAAAGGACCTAAAAGTTCTCATAGACCTGTAACCCTCACACTTtgataattacataataatagaaaaaaaaaaaaagaacgaTGAAAATTAGCCCACCTGTGTTATGGGTGAATTCGAGCTGAGTTTAGCTCAGATTCGAATCCATATTTAGCTTAAATGAATCAAACTCCAGATAAAGTTCGAGGGCTCTCCGATGTCGCCATAGTGGAGTTCTCCGATgattctttttattcttcttttccaaaatttcttcttcttctattgcGACTTGTCTTTTTCATCTCTAACATCACTGATTACCAACTAATTGAGCTCAGCTTGAACTTGAGTTGGCTGTATTGGTTTTGAGTAATGCTTGATCTGACCTTATTAGGGCTTGGCTTGAATTCACCCTTGAACTATACAACAATAATACAAGTATGCAGGTACAGCAAGATTAAGGACACATGTGCATCACAAGTGGACACCTGAAACAATTCTTGCACCAGTCCTAACTAAAAAATACTCAACAAAGCTTTATAAGATTAGGATTGGATGACATTCCTTCCATCACTATACAAAAATAAGGCAATCAATCAACAGAAACAAGCGTTCCCCATAACAACTCTCACATTTTTTAAAGCTAATACTTGCAAAAGAATCTCATATACGCAAGGTGAAACAATATTAGCTTCTTCACTTCTAAATTGGAGGGAAAGAACAAATATCAATTACCAAACCCCTTGGTTTACAGTGAACTAGAATTTGTTAGAACATCTACTCTATATAGCATCAAGACAGCTTCAGTAAATAAAACTTCAGGAGGTAATGCTCCGGTTGATTCATAGTAactggaaaatgaaaaaaaaaaaaaacagaaaaaacagatgAAAACGAGAACATTACGCAATCAAAAACTTCAAGCAGCAGTGTTGAATCTATGACCAAATTGTAGCAACATGTTTCCAAAGGGTGGGAAGTTAACAATGGTGGGCTCATCATCATTTTCAAGCCTATACACAAACATTGACAATCGGTATAGACTATCCTGTTCCATCATCGATCAAACACAGAAGAAATAGTTCCACATGGGCTCAGATTCATATTACACGCAAAGCTAATTACTCATGCTGCATGCATTTTGCATTTGATGTGTTCAAACAAGTAGGAACTTCGAACCGAACAGGATATTAAAGTGATTTCTCCTGAAGTCTTCTGATTAGTGCAAATTGATGCACATGCAAGACATACTTACATTTAAAATGGTCTTTAATAAGTAGTGACACATGCTTCTCCTATTCTTCTCCCACTCTTAGGCATTCCCTACAAAGTGTGCAAGCCCGTCATCCTGCTGCAGTTGCCTTTTCTTACCTATTTTCGCCCAAATTATTAAAGAGTGATTCCAACAAGGAAAATGGTGAAGTTTTTTTCAAATGctataagaaaaagaaacagtTAATGACGGCCTACTCTGCACAGCTTtatcattaaaacaaaatttccgGAACAAAAACTTGTTTGCGTTCAAATTCCCCGGCTTAAACCACAAAATAGAAGAAACAGCAAAGATAGCAAAAGCTCTTTACCATTTCCAAAATCTTCGATATCAAATACTTTAACCAGGCAAGTGTTTACAAGTTTTTCAGCATCCTCGTCTTCAACATCTTCCAATAAAACAACCTACAGATAACAGATTAAATCTTAGACAGCTTAAAAAGATAAGAAAACTGATAAATATGCATCAGGCCGGTTGTTAAGAAGCAATTCCTGAATAGCAACTATGAACCTCAGGAAGCATTCGGTAGCCACTGGTGACCACTTTGCATGAGTTTTACCATGCCTTTTTACAGCATGTGCTTTTAATTCAATTTCTcgcaaaaagaaaaatattatgacCAGTGAGAACTTCAACAAACACAACTCATGGATATGTTAACTCATCGAAGCAGTGAGACTAGCAACAATGTCCAATAGACTCAAATTTTCAGTCTTTACAATATTTCAACTAACAAATTAACAAGCTTTGTATAACACAACCGAAgcatcaaaaaacaaaaatcatggGCATTTACAAACGGGAAAAAACAGATAAAGGGTcaatgaaaaatacaaaagcaCTTCCTCGAAAGCGTCGAAAAACctgtaaaatttaaatataaccaATAAACACCTCAAAAACATGCAAAACCAAGAGAAGGGTAgctaccaaaaaagaaaaaaatggagaGAGTCGACGAGAAACACAGGAATCGGAGCCTCAAGGTTGCAGAGAACACGAGTTCTCTGAATTCTGAAACTCAAGATGTGGAGGGAGCTGTTTGGGCAAATCTGGTAAATCCAATGATGAGAATTTATTTTTCAGTTCATTTACTTGCTTGTTatttttctcttccatttttcaGAAAATTATCTCTGAGACGCGGTGTCCAAAAATGGTGAGTGAGACTCTGCGAGTAGGAAGTGAATAAAATTTGAAGGGTTTAAGATTGGAAGCTAGCTTGATTAGGGTGAATGTGGGTTTAGGGTCAATGTTTGActtgttcaatttgaatttgagatagaatcttaatttaatattttgatttaaatttgactcaaatttatttactatttattttgttaaagtcTTTTACAACGTCTCCAACCAACCTACATGGgtgtaaatttaattattcatttaaatttcGAGTTAAATTCGAGCCAACTTATgtttaaattcaactcatttcAAATCCAATCTTATTCTCAACCACCCAACTTTATCTTTTGATCTTTTGTCTCTTTTGAcaattatattagaatttttttggtCCAACTAAAGTTCAAATTTTGAACAAATGAATCAATTAGGGCAAGTTTACACTGATATgatcattcaaattcaaattaatttcaatcaaatctaAAACGCTCCTGAAAACAGGTCTAGATTGGCATGACAAAAGCACAGAATAGTTCTTGTGGGAGAGAAATGAGTGTATGCAAATCAACCCCAGATATGAACAATGCCACTTACAACAAccgattatataataataatggcacaattttgaattttgacatTGTGagatgacaaaattttttggcCCAGTACAGCCCCAAAGTCATATCATAAGATGAGTGTTTCTCTTCCACCCATAactaaacaaaaatcaaataccATAGATACTCAAAACTGGATACTTTGAAGCAAAGGGTTACAGAATCTTGAGCTTCTGATTGATTCCTTAAATACTGTTTGACAATATGGTTAGATGCCTGTTTACTTTGCCGCTGTTAGACGTCACATTCCGGCCTGGTTGTTCCTTGCTCCCATCAGAAATGAATCATAGTGTTACTGATTCGCAAACCACCATCCTGTGTTGTCATCAACTGATCATTTGCTATCACCACCTTCCTTCTTGTTACCAGCCTTCTTTTTCCTCAATAcgtctctcttctcttctctgcaGGAATTAGCGTGAACAAATGAGATCATATACAGCAAGATTCTATTAGGACAAACAAGACCATGAAAAGATTATTTGGTGCTTCTCACATTATTCATTATTTGTCTGTCTCTGTTTGGTCATCCATCACACAGGTATATACTGGAGGAAACAGAAGGATTCCAGTAGAAGATTAACCGATGATGGTCCAGCGGCTGGATTAGTTATGGCAACACAAAAAGGGGGATGCGTGGAGATTTAAGAGAGTTGAGAGAAAAGTGGGCTCAAAAAGGAAGAGCTAAAAAGGAGAGCAAGAGAGTGAAAAGgggataaagaaaaatataagggaaaATTGGGAAGGCTTTGGCCAGGGGAGGAACTGGCGTCTCTTGTTACCAGATTatcaattttactttttcttagtctgttttttttttttttttttttgattgagAGACTAGCCAATTGTGAACTCTTCCATTTCCAAATCcattattgaattttgattgtTTGTGTGGAAGTGCTGGTTTGCTGTGATTGGTTTGTGAAGGTTTCTAAACATCTCTAACAAATTGATCTTAAAACTACATTAAGAAATGGCACCAATTCTTATGGATAGAAAACTTGATAAGGCATGGGGACAAGCCTTTACCTGACTTTTGAGATTTCCTCTCTAGATGGGaatttccttttcttccttttgtgtGGACTGGATTGGGACTCTCCATTTCCGTTTTCATCTAACCTtcgtttctttttctttgcatCCTTAGCTTCTTTATTGCCTTTAGCATCTCTAGTGCCTTCTTCCTTCAAGGGCTGTTCAGTGTTCTTTTCACCATCGTTCTCATTTGAAGCGGAAGCTTGTTCAATGGATTCTACAGGTTCAGAAGCTACAGGAGTTGACTTAGAATTGCTCATTTTCTTGAACTGCAGGAAGTAAAACAGAAAGCATAATTCATTTGGCATGTAAAGCATCAAGctgaaatttcatattaaagGGTTTTCATTACTAGCACaaccaattaataaaaaaaatttgttttcgaAAATGTGATGTGTACTTTCAAAGACCAAGTTATACCTTGGCTACAAAAAAACCATCCATATTGTGAACATGAGGATAAAATCGCCTTGTCTTTTCCAAGGAAGGATGAAACCGGTGCTCCCTAAAGCGAACAAATCTGGTAGAAAAATGAAACGTCATTAAATGTGAAAATTAGAAAGGTTTACTACAACCTCTCAAAGATATAAAAGAGCAATGCATTACCCTGGACGTCCAAAGTCAAGTCCACATGGTACAAGTTTGACATCCCTCTTTTTCAGTGCATAGTCTATAACAGCTTCATTCTGCAACACAATCTTTTACTATAAAAGAGGAAAAGTGCAGAAACAGAAATCGAACAAGCACACCCTTCTCAACAAACCTCAGGAACCATTATGGAGCAAGTGGAGTAAACAACATAACCCCCAGATTTGGAATTAGCATCCACCATGTCAATTGCAGCCAGTATtaattgctttaaaaaaaaaaaaaaaaacccaaaatcagCTTCATCATAGAAAACCAAATGAGATGATAAGTACGAGTTCTAGTTTTCCAACAGAAAGAACATACCTTCTGCAAATGAGAAATTTTCTGAATATCATCCAGGCTTTTAGAGGTTTTAACAGATTCATCCTTAGATATAACCTGCATAGAGTAAAGAAGGTCATTTAGTCTCATCAAGCAATTACCAATTGAAAGAAAGAAGTCCTCTAAAATATGAGATTTCCTAACTGCTTACCCCAGTCCCACTGCAAGGAGCATCCAACAATACTCTATCGACGGTGTTGACACCCAAAACCTTAGGTAGCTGAAATGgaaaaacattaaacaaaagGGATTATACTTGCTGAATGGATATTCAACCATACGATTTCATCTATCAAATAATAACTACTCACGCTAGTGCCATTCATTTATTAGCTACTAATCAAAATGCAACCAATTTCTGtataatatatagatatgttATACTATAAACCATTCTAGactatgaaaaataaaagttttcatGTTTCCATGAATAAGTATCAATGAGATGCAATAAACTTTCAGCAGATTTCTCAAATTACTTGTAATAAAGAAACAAGTTGTTAATTTATAATGCAATTTACaagaatgaataaaatatttgctacACTTCAAAACCACCTTGTCAACTGTACTTATGGGACAAAAGAGTCCATTATTCAATAATAACACACCATTAAACCTAGAACTTGTCACAGCActacaataaattatataacagGCAAAAAGAAGCTAACCTCCTTCCCATCATAGTTGCAAACTACAGTATTTGTCACCCCCATACGATGTAAATTTGCAGTCAGAGACTTAAGCCTTGGTTCTTTCATCTCATTTGCATAGATTA
Encoded proteins:
- the LOC123202115 gene encoding serine/threonine-protein kinase D6PK-like, with protein sequence MASEPGMRVSAEKQRKPIGHQKSECDFLKPSPLENNSELVNPRKLPKCGQQVASGQASVAIKDEKPLNSYKTDSVNSLGDKLDSGLSLGDSKQVTTYVGPEVSETKGSLEADDEQEKKTSEHGVVTASAKVSDGTGSLAKKSGSAKTSVRADCVESGKSSMCKGSTSSDVSDESTCSSLSSSVNKPHKANDVRWEAIQAVRAKEGILGVGHFKLLKKLGCGDIGSVYLSELSGTKCHFAMKVMDKTSLTKRKKLPRAQTEREILQSLDHPFLPTLYTHFETEKFSCLVMEFCPGGDLHTLRQRQPGKRFSEQAVKFYVAEVLLALEYLHMLGIVYRDLKPENVLVREDGHIMLSDFDLSLRCAVSPTLVKSSTIGSESLKKSTVYCVQPACIEPSCIQPSCIAPTTCFSPLFFSKPKKVQKPKNETGNQVTPLPELVAEPTNARSMSFVGTHEYLAPEIIKGEGHGSAVDWWTFGIFLYELLFGKTPFKGSDNKATLFNVIGQPLRFPDAPVVNFSVKDLIRGLLVKEPQHRLAYKRGATEIKQHPFFQGVNWALIRCASPPEIPRQVEIVKIQAPALPTTDETAKAPIATAISDPSKYLEFDFF